One genomic window of Arachis stenosperma cultivar V10309 chromosome 10, arast.V10309.gnm1.PFL2, whole genome shotgun sequence includes the following:
- the LOC130957517 gene encoding uncharacterized protein LOC130957517 — protein sequence MEVSNREIKQILEKVVNPQRKDWSSRLGDALWAYRTAYKTPLGMRLFQIVYGKACHLPVEIEHKAYWAVKQCNMDITKAGIARKLQLEELECLRMEAYENARIYKEKTKAFHDHHIRKKDFQEGDEVLLYNSRLRIMPEKLCSR from the coding sequence ATGGAGGTGTCAAACCGAGAGATTAAGCAAATTTTGGAGAAAGTGGTGAATCCACAAAGGAAGGACTGGAGCTCTCGGTTGGGAGATGCATTATGGGCATATAGGACGGCCTATAAGACCCCATTAGGGATGAGACTCTTTCAGATCGTCTATGGTAAGGCATGCCACCTTCCGGTGGAGATTGAGCATAAAGCTTATTGGGCTGTTAAGCAGTGTAACATGGACATCACCAAGGCAGGTATAGCCAGGAAATTGCAACTAGAAGAGCTTGAATGTCTTAGGATGGAGGCATATGAGAATGCTCGAATCTACAAGGAGAAGACTAAGGCATTTCATGATCACCATATCCGGAAGAAGGATTTTCAAGAAGGTGACGAAGTTCTCCTCTACAACTCGAGGCTCAGAATCATGCCTGAAAAGCTCTGTTCAAGATGA